Below is a genomic region from Methanolobus sediminis.
CACAGTTTGGTATCTCACCGTCTGCCATGAATTGTGAGAGGTCCTCGACAATATGGGTCTGTGGTGTAATTGGATATGCTGAAATAACGTTTGGTCTGCAGACCTTTACTGCATGTGCAACAGCATATGATCCTTCGACAACGACCATCTTGCTCTTATCAAGTTTATTCTCTGGTGCCATTTACTTCTCCTCCAGAACCATTGTGATTGCGTCTTTTGGACACTCGTTTGCACAGATTCCGCAACCCTTGCAGAATTCATAGTCAAACTCAAAGAATCCGTCATCTCTTGGGTTTATTGAACTGTCAGGGCAAAGAAGCTCACATAATTTGCATTTAATGCATTTGTCGTAATCATAAACCGGCTTGAAAGTTCTCCATCCACCAGTCTTGTTTACTCTGGTTGTGCCTGCCTCGCAGACTCCACCTGGAAGAATCTTCATTTCTTAGCCTCCTTCATCATATTGTATGCTTCCTGGATAGCTTCAGCGTTCCTTTCTCCGACCTTACCAGGGAACCTTTCCTTAACAGCTTCCATGATTGATTCTGGCTCAATTTCGCCTGTTGCCCCTGCAAAAGCGCCCAGAAGGACTGTGTTAACGATAGGTCTTCCAATAATGTCCAGTGCGATCTTTGTTGCATTGACAGTCATTATCTTTGCCTTGGTGTCGAGGTCAAACGTGTCAGCATCAAAGTCACTGTTAATGATAAGTATGCCATCTTCCTTGAGACCGCTTGCAACGTCGACTACTTCAAGGAGTGTAGGGTCCTGTACAATAACGTAATCAGGTTCGTAGATCTGGCTTCTGAGCCTGATTGGTTCATTGTTGATCCTTGTGAATGCCTGGACCGGTGCACCCCTTCTCTCGACTCCGAATGCAGGGAAGGCCTGGCTGAATTTACCATCTGCAAAAGCAGCGACGGCCAGAAGTTCAGCAGCTGTGACAGAGCCCTGCCCACCTCGACCGTGTATGCGTATTTCTTTCATCTAGAATTCTCCATAAACCATGTGTAATAATAGATATAACAAATATATCCGATTTTCATGTACGTTTTTATCGGCAAA
It encodes:
- the porD gene encoding pyruvate synthase subunit PorD, with translation MKILPGGVCEAGTTRVNKTGGWRTFKPVYDYDKCIKCKLCELLCPDSSINPRDDGFFEFDYEFCKGCGICANECPKDAITMVLEEK
- a CDS encoding pyruvate ferredoxin oxidoreductase subunit gamma, with product MKEIRIHGRGGQGSVTAAELLAVAAFADGKFSQAFPAFGVERRGAPVQAFTRINNEPIRLRSQIYEPDYVIVQDPTLLEVVDVASGLKEDGILIINSDFDADTFDLDTKAKIMTVNATKIALDIIGRPIVNTVLLGAFAGATGEIEPESIMEAVKERFPGKVGERNAEAIQEAYNMMKEAKK